A genomic window from Schistocerca serialis cubense isolate TAMUIC-IGC-003099 chromosome 4, iqSchSeri2.2, whole genome shotgun sequence includes:
- the LOC126474581 gene encoding neuropeptide F receptor-like, which translates to MAEVPGVPGPVLLPTAVPSLPGVARNLSVHITRILNSSQVNPHIFDQYSRNRKLDDSAAFYGLIAAYSLLILIGAAGNSLVVCAVARKPAMRTARNMFIVNLAVSDLLLCLITMPLTLMEILTKYWPLGKQVFICKMLGALQATSIFVSTISITAIALDRYQVIVYPTRESLQKVGAIVILGCIWLVSLVLASPMFIWRALKNHDINLPDLPYISYCLEDWPVEHGRLYYSIFSLIVQYLLPIITVTVAYSRICHKLRYRYVNSSIANGKSGSGDAKASCSTHTSVRRKPKDGRRMKRTNSLLYSIALIFCISWLPLNIFNLVMDLWNPPVHDEQTMIICYAVCHMMGMSSACSNPLLYGWLNENFRKEFHEIAAAVCPCVKMEVVRERVGSLRSSMTRRRHRRQDDADSRPATGVVAGSTGRTSSRRSEGRVESVCTKQAEDIRIGYVIFSEIMRNDGET; encoded by the coding sequence ATGGCCGAGGTGCCGGGGGTGCCGGGGCCGGTGCTGCTGCCCACAGCGGTGCCGTCGCTGCCTGGCGTCGCCCGCAACCTGTCCGTGCACATTACGCGCATCCTCAACTCCAGCCAGGTGAACCCGCACATCTTCGACCAGTACAGCCGCAACCGCAAGCTAGACGACTCGGCCGCCTTCTACGGCCTCATCGCCGCCTACTCGCTGCTCATCCTGATCGGCGCCGCGGGCAACTCGCTGGTGGTGTGCGCGGTGGCCCGGAAGCCCGCCATGCGCACGGCGCGCAACATGTTCATCGTCAACCTCGCCGTCTCCGACCTGCTGCTCTGCCTCATCACCATGCCGCTCACTCTGATGGAGATCCTGACCAAGTACTGGCCGCTCGGCAAGCAGGTGTTCATCTGCAAGATGCTCGGCGCGTTGCAGGCGACTAGCATTTTCGTTTCCACCATCTCCATCACTGCCATAGCGCTCGATCGCTACCAGGTGATAGTGTACCCTACGAGGGAGAGCCTCCAGAAAGTGGGCGCCATCGTCATCTTGGGCTGCATCTGGCTGGTGTCGCTCGTGCTCGCATCGCCCATGTTCATCTGGAGGGCTCTCAAGAACCACGACATCAACCTGCCCGACCTACCGTACATCTCGTACTGCCTAGAGGATTGGCCCGTGGAACACGGCCGCCTCTACTACTCGATCTTCTCCCTCATCGTCCAGTACCTGCTTCCCATAATCACAGTCACAGTGGCCTACTCGAGGATATGCCACAAGCTGCGATATCGCTACGTCAATTCGTCCATCGCCAACGGTAAGAGCGGCAGCGGCGACGCTAAGGCTTCCTGCTCCACGCACACGTCCGTCAGGCGCAAACCCAAAGACGGCCGGCGGATGAAGCGCACCAACTCGCTGCTATACTCGATCGCGCTCATTTTCTGCATCAGCTGGCTACCGCTCAACATCTTCAACCTGGTGATGGACCTGTGGAACCCGCCGGTGCACGACGAGCAGACAATGATCATTTGCTACGCGGTATGCCACATGATGGGCATGTCGTCGGCGTGCTCCAACCCACTGCTGTACGGTTGGCTCAACGAGAACTTCCGCAAGGAGTTCCACGAGATCGCCGCCGCCGTCTGCCCCTGCGTCAAGATGGAGGTGGTGCGCGAGCGCGTAGGCTCGCTGCGCTCCAGTATGACGCGCCGCCGCCATCGCCGCCAGGACGACGCAGACTCCAGACCTGCCACCGGCGTCGTGGCCGGCTCCACTGGCCGCACCTCCAGTCGCCGGAGCGAAGGTAGGGTCGAGAGCGTATGTACAAAGCAGGCAGAAGATATTCGTATTGGATATGTTATCTTTTCAGAAATAATGAGGAATGATGGGGAAACATGA